A window of the Hordeum vulgare subsp. vulgare chromosome 5H, MorexV3_pseudomolecules_assembly, whole genome shotgun sequence genome harbors these coding sequences:
- the LOC123398851 gene encoding stem-specific protein TSJT1, translated as MLAVFDRAVAPSPEGLRQPGEAGHGADGLAARFPEARPGAVTVDLGGGAAMAYTSHGQSPFLPRLFGVVDDIFCLFQGAVENMAVLKQQYGLSKTATEINIVIEAYRTLRDRGPYPADQVVRDLNGKFAFVLYDRSTSSVFMAADADGGVPFYWGVDSVGHLVISDDDEIVKNACGKSFAPFPKGFFFTTSGGLQSYEHPLNEVKPVPRVDSKGEVCGTTYTVDEQAKKDTAGIPRVGSAADWSSQY; from the exons ATGCTCGCGGTGTTCGACAGGGCGGTGGCGCCGAGCCCGGAGGGGCTGCGGCAGCCGGGCGAGGCCGGGCATGGCGCGGACGGGCTCGCGGCCCGGTTCCCGGAGGCCCGCCCCGGCGCGGTCACCGTAGACCTCGGCGGCGGCGCCGCCATGGCCTACACTTCCCACGGCCAGAGCCCCTTCCTCCCCAG GTTGTTCGGCGTCGTCGACGACATATTCTGCCTGTTCCAAGGCGCGGTCGAGAACATGGCTGTGCTGAAGCAGCAGTACGGGTTGAGCAAGACTGCCACGGAGATCAACATCGTCATCGAGGCCTACAGAACCCTGAGGGACAGGGGGCCTTACCCTGCAGACCAGGTCGTGAGAGACTTAAATGGGAAATTCGCGTTTGTGCTGTATGATCGCTCCACCAGCTCGGTCTTCATGGCTGCT GATGCTGATGGCGGCGTCCCATTTTACTGGGGAGTCGATTCAGTGGGTCATCTTGTAATTTCCGACGATGATGAAATTGTGAAGAACGCCTGTGGAAAATCGTTTGCACCGTTCCCCAAAG GTTTCTTCTTCACGACATCCGGTGGACTGCAGAGCTACGAGCATCCTCTGAACGAGGTGAAGCCGGTGCCGAGGGTCGACAGCAAAGGGGAGGTTTGCGGCACAACTTACACGGTCGATGAACAAGCCAAGAAAGATACCGCCGGAATTCCTCGGGTCGGCAGCGCTGCAGATTGGTCTTCACAGTACTGA